One genomic region from Yarrowia lipolytica chromosome 1C, complete sequence encodes:
- a CDS encoding uncharacterized protein (Compare to YALI0C01617g, some similarities with uniprot|P42951 Saccharomyces cerevisiae YJL100w), giving the protein MSLPTYEQPKKSWLSLPTNPVTRLKQSLFFNVQNSPYTRSRDEILREIDTRHRHDTQEFLELQKAAVDLVAVGELSGTYKTVDYVIPEPEKDKGQGGDNDDSEDDSDDDEVVEAGPSGGAIEEAIPEASSSLAGPSGSGREGLFRPCSEESYELLSYLPLPFTKPCTVYRTGYVCEAAASVLNALLGFNVVPLTRVTSVKDKLGSLLELDDDAIAAFEYFKANGEENTPEWLNLEIQKLAVVDWLCRNMNRTPGNWYINTATEQIHGNGLDTGYDSCFPYKHPWMFRWNLPGKVTSAPWSEEIRARVVPLLTSQEWWQVASDALYHTFFDNHDDFEEGFWNSQWAIFRGQAYLLLSNLLRKDSTPDDLSRGHPKLMIAYDGGMDKAQRGVELYIEPKGK; this is encoded by the coding sequence ATGTCTTTGCCTACATATGAACAGCCGAAAAAATCGTGGCTCTCACTGCCCACCAACCCTGTGACTCGACTGAAACAGtccctcttcttcaacgtCCAGAACAGCCCCTACACCAGATCCCGTGATGAGATCCTGCGCGAGATTGACACgcgacacagacacgacACGCAGGAGTTTCTCGAGCTTCAGAAGGCTGCCGTTGACCTGGTAGCTGTTGGAGAGCTCAGTGGCACCTACAAGACTGTTGATTATGTGATCCCTGAGCCTGAGAAGGATAAGggacaaggtggagatAATGACGATAGTGAGGACGACAgcgatgatgatgaggtggtggaggctGGTCCTTCTGGTGGCGCTATTGAGGAGGCGATTCCTGAAGCCTCGTCTTCTCTAGCTGGACCTTCTGGTTCAGGACGGGAAGGTCTGTTTCGACCTTGCTCGGAAGAGTCATACGAGCTGCTCTCTTACCTTCCTCTCCCCTTCACCAAGCCCTGCACAGTCTACCGAACTGGGTATGTGTGTGAGGCGGCTGCGTCTGTGCTCAATGCCCTGCTGGGCTTCAACGTGGTCCCTCTGACACGTGTTACTTCCGTCAAGGATAAATTGGGCTCTTTGCTTGAGCTTGATGACGATGCTATTGCCGCCTTTGAGTACTTCAAGGCCAACGGCGAGGAAAATACTCCCGAGTGGCTCAATctggagatccagaagcTCGCGGTGGTGGACTGGCTGTGTCGAAACATGAACCGAACCCCTGGCAATTGGTACATTAACACCGCCACCGAGCAGATTCACGGTAACGGTCTGGACACCGGTTACGACTCGTGTTTCCCCTACAAGCACCCCTGGATGTTCCGGTGGAACCTTCCTGGCAAGGTGACAAGTGCTCCCTGGAGCGAGGAGATCAGAGCTCGAGTTGTGCCTCTGCTAACGTCACAGGAGTGGTGGCAAGTTGCCTCGGACGCCTTGTACCATACCTTCTTTGACAACCACgacgactttgaggagGGATTCTGGAACTCTCAGTGGGCCATTTTCCGCGGCCAAGCTTACTTGCTGTTGAGTAACTTGCTCAGAAAAGACTCTACTCCTGACGACTTGTCTCGAGGCCATCCTAAGTTGATGATTGCGTACGATGGAGGTATGGACAAGGCTCAGAGAGGCGTGGAGTTGTACATTGAGCCTAAGGGTAAATAA